In Paenibacillus guangzhouensis, a single window of DNA contains:
- the rpiA gene encoding ribose-5-phosphate isomerase RpiA: protein MNPKQIAAEKAVESIEDGMIVGLGTGSTAYFAIQKIGERVREGLKIQAVASSTVSESLAHDLGIPIIPFADVEVIDLTIDGADEVDANLQLTKGGGGALLREKLLAANSRRFIVIVDESKVVDSLGAFPLPVEIVPFAYELTVRKLQALGCELTIRQKDGSNYITDNGNLIADCRFGSITDPVTLHTQLNLIPGVVENGLFVGLTSQLIVGHANGTLTIR, encoded by the coding sequence ATTAATCCGAAGCAAATTGCAGCAGAAAAAGCCGTCGAATCCATTGAGGACGGCATGATTGTCGGGCTGGGGACTGGCTCCACCGCTTACTTCGCCATTCAAAAGATCGGCGAGCGCGTACGTGAAGGACTGAAGATTCAAGCTGTCGCGAGCTCGACCGTCTCTGAATCGCTAGCCCATGACCTTGGCATTCCCATCATCCCCTTCGCTGACGTCGAAGTCATCGACCTGACGATTGACGGAGCCGATGAAGTGGATGCCAACCTACAATTGACCAAGGGCGGCGGCGGCGCACTGCTCCGCGAGAAGCTGCTCGCTGCGAACAGCCGGCGCTTCATCGTCATCGTGGACGAGTCCAAGGTCGTAGACTCGCTCGGCGCCTTCCCGCTCCCTGTTGAGATCGTGCCCTTCGCGTACGAATTGACGGTTCGCAAGCTGCAAGCCCTTGGCTGTGAGCTGACGATCCGTCAAAAGGACGGATCGAACTACATCACGGACAATGGCAACCTCATCGCAGATTGCCGCTTTGGTTCGATCACGGATCCTGTGACACTGCATACCCAGTTAAATCTGATTCCGGGTGTCGTCGAGAACGGATTGTTCGTCGGATTGACGAGCCAATTGATCGTTGGACATGCGAATGGCACATTAACCATTCGATAG
- a CDS encoding TatD family hydrolase has product MHNNFIRAMDAHIHLDQYTPEDQQKLLSEAAAAGVSQVVAVSMRYDSTLATHALAQAYPEQVIPAYGFHPEQPLPSEESIAELLHWIREHQDERFAIGEVGLPYYNRIEAEATGQSFELEGYIKLLDRFVQLAHELDRPIVLHAVYEDADIACDLLEKHQVTRAHFHWFKGAPHTVDRMIRNGYFISITPDVCYESEIQDLVRAYPIEQLMVETDGPWPFEGPFMGQQTHPKMVLDVIRVIADLKSIPVTDAASILYNNTVKLYT; this is encoded by the coding sequence ATGCACAATAATTTCATACGTGCCATGGATGCGCATATCCATCTTGATCAATACACCCCGGAAGATCAGCAGAAGCTGTTGTCCGAAGCGGCAGCAGCAGGCGTAAGCCAGGTCGTTGCAGTCTCCATGCGCTATGATTCCACGCTAGCGACGCATGCCCTTGCGCAGGCTTACCCCGAGCAAGTCATTCCGGCCTATGGCTTCCATCCAGAGCAACCGCTCCCCTCGGAAGAATCGATCGCTGAGCTTCTGCATTGGATACGGGAACATCAGGACGAGCGGTTCGCTATCGGTGAAGTCGGTCTCCCTTACTACAACCGTATCGAAGCGGAAGCGACAGGACAGTCTTTCGAGCTGGAAGGCTACATTAAGCTTCTCGATCGATTCGTGCAATTGGCGCATGAACTAGATCGTCCAATCGTGCTGCACGCGGTCTATGAGGACGCGGATATTGCTTGCGATCTGCTAGAGAAACATCAAGTCACCCGCGCCCATTTTCATTGGTTCAAGGGTGCGCCACATACAGTTGATCGAATGATTCGAAATGGTTACTTCATCTCCATTACGCCGGATGTATGCTACGAATCCGAAATTCAAGATTTGGTACGTGCTTACCCCATCGAACAATTGATGGTCGAGACGGATGGCCCTTGGCCGTTCGAAGGTCCTTTCATGGGGCAGCAGACGCATCCGAAGATGGTGCTCGATGTGATCCGAGTGATTGCGGACTTGAAGTCGATTCCGGTCACGGATGCCGCATCGATTTTGTATAACAACACCGTGAAGTTGTATACTTAG
- a CDS encoding ABC transporter ATP-binding protein: MNSILMDGAQEIPKLEVLQIDKSFERDRQQHTVLKNLTLAVHPGEFVSIIGPSGSGKSTLLQLIGGLLQPDGGEIRMDGQRVTGSKGLISYMPQQPALFPWYTLEQNVLMALDIAASNAMKRGGRAEGTRTAASRESRRELARTWLARAGLGGYEDQYPQVLSGGMQQRASFVRAMLSPQELILLDEPFGALDALTRLQMQQWLLSIWEEHRRSVLLVTHSIEEAIYLSDRIYVLSAAPAQTIAEFEVPFARPRDEAIINSESFIRMKRDIYQLLQTGSVQHAQ; the protein is encoded by the coding sequence ATGAATTCAATTCTAATGGATGGAGCGCAAGAAATTCCTAAACTTGAAGTGTTACAGATCGATAAATCGTTCGAACGTGATCGACAGCAGCATACCGTATTGAAGAACTTGACCCTCGCCGTACATCCGGGCGAATTCGTCTCGATCATCGGGCCTTCCGGCAGCGGGAAGAGCACCCTCCTCCAACTCATTGGCGGGCTCCTCCAACCTGACGGCGGCGAGATTCGGATGGATGGCCAGCGCGTCACCGGCAGCAAGGGCCTCATCAGCTACATGCCGCAGCAACCAGCGCTGTTCCCGTGGTACACGCTGGAACAGAATGTGCTCATGGCACTCGATATCGCAGCATCGAACGCCATGAAGCGCGGCGGCCGTGCGGAGGGCACTCGCACCGCCGCTTCGCGGGAATCGCGGCGCGAGCTGGCACGTACTTGGCTCGCGCGTGCAGGGCTGGGAGGATACGAGGATCAGTATCCTCAAGTGCTCTCCGGCGGCATGCAGCAGCGCGCCTCGTTCGTGCGTGCGATGCTGAGCCCACAGGAGCTGATCCTGCTCGATGAGCCGTTCGGCGCGCTCGACGCGCTCACTCGATTGCAGATGCAGCAGTGGCTGCTCAGCATCTGGGAGGAGCATCGCCGCTCTGTGCTGCTCGTCACGCACAGCATCGAGGAAGCGATCTACTTGTCTGATCGCATCTATGTATTGTCCGCCGCTCCGGCGCAGACGATCGCAGAATTCGAAGTGCCGTTCGCTCGCCCGCGCGACGAAGCAATCATCAACAGCGAATCTTTCATCCGTATGAAGCGGGATATCTATCAATTATTGCAGACAGGAAGTGTTCAGCATGCACAATAA
- a CDS encoding ABC transporter permease, with protein MRNKRWFQAGWPPVAVLFSFLVIWQCAVTWGHIEEFLLPSPLRILEVFTQADVRARLWMHAASTIRITLLGLGSGIGLGIVLAVLLHIIPFLRSGIYPLLILTQNVPIVATGPLLIIWLGYGIAPKVVLIMLVCFFPVVVSTLTGLSQPDPQYLNYMQMIGATKRQMLWKLELPNALPYLFSGMKLAASYSVITAVAAEWLGAKEGLGTYIKLSANGFMTAQVFATIVVIVAVSLSLFGIFALLAKWAVRWKIKNGGR; from the coding sequence ATGAGGAATAAACGTTGGTTCCAAGCAGGATGGCCGCCCGTGGCCGTCCTCTTCTCTTTTCTTGTGATCTGGCAATGTGCGGTGACCTGGGGGCATATCGAGGAATTTTTGCTGCCGAGTCCGCTGCGCATCCTAGAAGTATTCACTCAGGCAGATGTGCGTGCACGGTTATGGATGCATGCCGCTTCGACGATTCGCATTACGCTGCTCGGTTTAGGAAGCGGGATTGGACTGGGTATCGTACTAGCCGTCCTCTTGCACATCATCCCGTTTCTTCGATCCGGGATTTACCCGCTGCTCATCTTAACGCAGAACGTGCCGATCGTCGCGACGGGGCCGCTCCTCATCATCTGGTTGGGATACGGGATTGCACCGAAGGTTGTCCTCATTATGCTCGTCTGCTTCTTCCCTGTCGTCGTGTCGACGTTGACTGGACTCTCGCAGCCAGACCCGCAATACTTGAATTATATGCAGATGATCGGTGCGACGAAGCGGCAAATGCTATGGAAGCTAGAGCTGCCGAATGCACTACCATATCTTTTCTCGGGCATGAAGCTCGCGGCTTCCTATAGCGTCATTACGGCGGTTGCAGCGGAGTGGCTCGGTGCCAAGGAAGGGCTCGGGACGTATATCAAACTATCGGCGAATGGCTTCATGACGGCGCAAGTCTTCGCGACGATCGTCGTTATCGTAGCAGTGAGCTTGTCTTTATTCGGGATCTTCGCCCTGCTCGCGAAGTGGGCGGTGCGCTGGAAAATCAAGAACGGAGGTCGATGA
- a CDS encoding thiamine-binding protein yields MANALLSIQIIPKTLNYEDVIPYVDRAIAVINNAGVKYRVAPLETTMEGELSDLLDIVKVMNEAMIDDGCPAVISQVKIFYNPTHGASMEKLTKKYD; encoded by the coding sequence ATGGCTAACGCATTACTAAGCATTCAAATTATTCCGAAAACATTAAACTACGAGGATGTCATTCCTTACGTGGATCGTGCAATTGCGGTGATCAATAACGCCGGCGTGAAATATCGCGTCGCACCGCTCGAGACGACGATGGAAGGCGAACTCAGCGACCTGCTCGACATCGTGAAGGTTATGAATGAAGCGATGATCGACGATGGTTGTCCAGCCGTAATCTCGCAGGTCAAGATTTTCTACAACCCAACCCATGGCGCATCCATGGAGAAGTTAACGAAAAAATATGATTAA
- a CDS encoding ABC transporter substrate-binding protein has translation MKKSLWLICLTLFIVIAGCGGKTEPAKTAEPSGEAAQQEAPKELTKVKVVLDWTPNTNHTGLYVARDKGFFKENGLNVEIVQPGEGGADMMVAAGNAEFGVSYQENITLGRTQNVPIVSLAAVIQHNTSGFASPVDKNIKTPKDFEGKTYGGWGSPNEEAMLQSLMETEKADVKKVNNVSIGSADYFTATKSNIDFAWIYYAWTGVEAELRKEPMNMIYLKDYSSKLDYYTPVLATSEKMIAEKPDLVRAFVKGAAEGYTFAIQHPDEAADILIKAEPDLNADLVRASQKWLSPRYQDDAAAWGVQKRDVWVNYADWMTEHKLLTGTFEPDKAFTNDFLPKQ, from the coding sequence ATGAAAAAATCACTATGGCTCATCTGTCTTACACTGTTCATCGTCATCGCAGGCTGCGGCGGCAAAACCGAACCTGCCAAAACGGCGGAACCTAGCGGTGAAGCGGCTCAGCAGGAAGCGCCGAAGGAACTGACGAAGGTCAAGGTCGTGCTCGACTGGACGCCGAATACGAATCATACCGGGTTATATGTTGCGCGAGACAAAGGGTTTTTCAAGGAGAATGGCCTCAATGTGGAGATCGTTCAACCGGGTGAAGGCGGCGCAGATATGATGGTCGCAGCGGGAAATGCGGAGTTTGGCGTTAGTTACCAAGAGAACATTACCCTTGGACGTACACAGAACGTGCCGATCGTCTCCCTCGCAGCGGTGATTCAACATAACACATCGGGATTCGCATCCCCGGTAGACAAGAACATTAAGACGCCTAAAGATTTTGAAGGCAAAACCTACGGCGGCTGGGGTTCCCCGAATGAGGAAGCGATGCTGCAATCCTTAATGGAGACCGAGAAAGCAGATGTGAAAAAAGTGAACAATGTAAGCATCGGCAGCGCGGATTATTTCACGGCGACGAAGAGCAATATCGACTTTGCATGGATCTACTATGCGTGGACGGGCGTTGAAGCCGAGCTGCGCAAAGAGCCAATGAACATGATTTATTTGAAAGATTACAGTTCCAAATTAGACTACTATACACCGGTGCTAGCGACGAGCGAGAAAATGATCGCCGAGAAACCGGACCTTGTTCGTGCCTTCGTGAAAGGTGCTGCAGAAGGTTACACGTTCGCGATTCAGCATCCGGATGAGGCAGCGGATATTCTCATTAAGGCAGAACCAGACCTCAACGCCGACCTTGTACGCGCAAGTCAGAAATGGCTTAGCCCGCGTTATCAGGATGATGCGGCAGCTTGGGGTGTGCAGAAGCGTGACGTGTGGGTCAACTATGCGGATTGGATGACGGAGCATAAATTGCTGACAGGCACATTTGAACCGGACAAAGCGTTTACGAATGATTTTTTACCGAAACAATAA
- the glpX gene encoding class II fructose-bisphosphatase: MQRLLSLEMVRVTEAAAIAAAQWTGRGMKNEADDAATTAMRSMFKNVPIHGKVVIGEGEMDEAPMLYIGEEVGNGEGEAIDIAVDPVEGTELVAKGLNGALAVMAIAERGQLLHAPDMYMEKLACGPALAGKLSLNDPLELTLQKAAFGLGKKRSELTVSILDRERHAKQLCILREAGVRIRLLNAGDVAGAMAPSFPESGVDLYIGSGGAPEGVLAAAALTCLRGEIQGRLMPMNEEELNRCYAMNIMNPHDVLTMERMVGKGDVIFAATGITQGDFVGGVKFLAGDQAETHSIVMRAETRTIRYLRSIHYMPSKPQLDAYLGQVI; the protein is encoded by the coding sequence ATGCAAAGACTATTATCGCTAGAAATGGTGCGAGTTACGGAAGCGGCAGCCATCGCGGCTGCGCAGTGGACCGGTAGAGGCATGAAAAATGAAGCGGATGATGCAGCGACAACAGCTATGCGGAGCATGTTCAAAAATGTGCCGATTCACGGTAAAGTCGTTATTGGCGAAGGCGAGATGGATGAAGCGCCAATGCTGTATATCGGGGAAGAAGTCGGCAATGGGGAGGGCGAAGCGATCGATATCGCGGTAGATCCCGTGGAAGGCACAGAGCTCGTGGCGAAAGGCTTGAATGGCGCACTCGCCGTCATGGCAATCGCCGAACGTGGCCAGCTCCTTCATGCGCCGGATATGTATATGGAGAAGCTAGCCTGCGGACCTGCGCTCGCTGGCAAGCTGAGCCTGAACGATCCGCTCGAACTGACGCTGCAGAAAGCCGCTTTTGGGCTTGGCAAGAAACGTTCGGAGCTGACGGTCTCCATTCTGGATCGCGAGCGTCATGCCAAGCAGCTTTGCATTCTTCGCGAAGCGGGCGTCAGAATTCGATTGCTGAATGCCGGAGATGTCGCGGGCGCTATGGCACCTTCTTTTCCCGAGTCGGGCGTTGATCTCTACATCGGATCCGGCGGTGCGCCGGAAGGCGTATTGGCCGCGGCAGCGTTGACCTGCTTAAGAGGCGAGATCCAAGGCCGATTGATGCCAATGAACGAAGAAGAATTAAATCGCTGCTATGCGATGAATATTATGAATCCGCATGATGTGCTGACAATGGAGCGCATGGTCGGCAAAGGCGACGTGATCTTCGCAGCGACCGGTATTACGCAAGGCGACTTCGTCGGCGGCGTGAAGTTCCTCGCAGGCGACCAAGCGGAGACGCACTCCATCGTGATGCGCGCCGAGACGCGTACGATTCGATACTTACGCTCGATCCACTACATGCCGAGCAAACCGCAATTGGACGCCTATTTAGGTCAAGTCATTTAA
- a CDS encoding GapA-binding peptide SR1P, producing MNEAMNELRWGVVLCSRCNSIIDMVETEKPSVYYSQCRSGQCSAEPSVVSDVSYDPYNG from the coding sequence ATGAATGAAGCAATGAACGAATTGAGATGGGGCGTTGTGCTCTGCTCGCGCTGCAACAGCATTATCGATATGGTCGAGACGGAGAAGCCGTCCGTTTATTATAGCCAGTGCAGAAGTGGACAATGTTCTGCGGAACCTAGCGTTGTGAGCGATGTTTCTTATGATCCGTACAACGGTTAA
- a CDS encoding CBS domain-containing protein — translation MTGEQIAEQLGVSRPTIRSDLSILVMLGHLDAKPKVGYFLGKQNRNENMVTPDVLVRDVQMPPIIVRETATVSDAAVALFLGNTGVLIVTDEDGVLLGVISSKDLLKVTIGNPSAATLPVGVVMTRMPNIVTASPEDHLLDVARKMDDHHISTLPVVIPYGESKSPERWEVVGRISKTTVNKVILKLAK, via the coding sequence ATTACCGGGGAACAGATTGCGGAACAGCTTGGCGTCAGCCGGCCGACCATTCGATCGGATTTGTCCATTCTCGTGATGCTGGGTCACCTGGATGCGAAACCGAAGGTCGGCTATTTCCTTGGCAAGCAGAATCGTAATGAAAACATGGTAACGCCAGACGTACTGGTGCGAGATGTGCAGATGCCGCCGATTATTGTGCGCGAGACCGCCACGGTAAGCGATGCGGCTGTTGCGCTGTTCCTTGGCAATACGGGGGTACTCATTGTGACGGACGAAGATGGGGTACTGCTCGGTGTTATTTCCAGCAAGGATCTGCTGAAGGTGACGATTGGCAACCCAAGTGCAGCTACTTTGCCGGTTGGCGTCGTCATGACACGGATGCCGAATATTGTGACGGCCTCCCCAGAGGATCATTTACTGGATGTTGCCCGGAAAATGGATGATCATCATATCAGCACCTTACCTGTCGTTATCCCATATGGAGAGAGCAAATCGCCAGAGAGATGGGAAGTCGTCGGACGCATTTCGAAGACGACCGTGAATAAAGTAATTTTAAAACTCGCGAAATAA
- a CDS encoding pyruvate, water dikinase regulatory protein: MGQEPQQMITICSDSVGETAESVVRATMKQFAGQDVQLRRIGQIKHEDDIRAIMEDVSRIGGFVAYTLVQPELREMMRSEAIRLGIRAVDIMGPMMQAYIDTFHDAPSRKPGLLHQLDEHYFRRMEAIEYSVQYDHSQDVKTLPDADIVLLGVSRTSKTPLSIFLGHKGYKTANVLVVPEMKPPKELFQLTTQRVVLLTMDPEQMLKIRTERLKTLGLPAGASYTTRERIQEELDYAHALAEQLQCPVIDVTDKAIEETAGLILGNI, encoded by the coding sequence ATGGGGCAGGAGCCACAGCAGATGATCACCATATGCTCGGACTCCGTCGGTGAGACGGCGGAGAGTGTCGTTCGGGCGACGATGAAGCAGTTCGCCGGACAAGACGTACAATTGCGCAGAATCGGGCAAATCAAGCATGAAGATGATATACGCGCCATTATGGAAGATGTCAGTCGGATCGGCGGTTTTGTCGCCTATACGCTCGTCCAGCCTGAACTTCGAGAAATGATGCGGTCCGAAGCAATTCGACTCGGCATACGCGCTGTCGATATTATGGGACCGATGATGCAAGCCTATATTGACACGTTCCATGATGCGCCGAGCCGCAAGCCGGGATTGCTGCATCAATTGGACGAACATTATTTTCGCCGGATGGAAGCGATCGAATATTCCGTGCAATATGATCATAGCCAGGATGTGAAGACACTGCCTGATGCGGACATTGTACTGCTCGGCGTGTCGCGGACCTCCAAGACGCCACTCAGCATTTTCCTCGGCCATAAAGGCTACAAGACGGCGAACGTACTCGTCGTACCGGAGATGAAGCCGCCAAAAGAGCTGTTCCAGCTCACGACGCAGCGTGTCGTGCTCCTGACCATGGATCCAGAGCAGATGCTCAAGATTCGTACAGAGCGATTGAAGACACTTGGGCTGCCTGCGGGAGCAAGTTATACAACCCGGGAGCGGATCCAAGAAGAGCTCGATTATGCGCATGCGCTAGCCGAGCAGCTGCAATGTCCGGTCATCGACGTGACAGATAAAGCGATCGAGGAGACGGCGGGATTGATCCTCGGGAATATATAG
- a CDS encoding helix-turn-helix domain-containing protein, translating to MTNSTEQRVHRTLIYLLHNIRHDIHAPNWQQDDQRHQAPSLLFITGGSGQLSIDGMSYNLGCGKSYFMAAGTTSRLAAFEDGLKLYWLSFEPWTYEGDHFVPCSSSHGGLPSPGELICSPFSQCIAYLESITLHRSTNHELGAFYQHEQFQALMRMVLEQNATLPDERSVHEAVKHSIEHMKQHYQAQWTVDQLADWAKVARWHYTPLFKEITGQVPLDYLNEIRIERSKQLLRSTHDRLYDIAHHVGFNNEYYFSRRFKQTVGISPGRYRRNHQDSVRVFAPFFEDFLVALGITPVVQCTHDKWGTQDYLGLQDVPTMNLAAEDVGALSHHKPEFIMIGDDFERWRLLTQLEGLAPLYMVSHLAENWRLTLHTTADLLGKPEHVQDIIAQYERKAHAAQKMLRRSVRGQTVACLRITARRIFLYAGPEQGFTGPILYKDLGLTPHPLVLRLAHHMRRIELAPEWLARLDADHLFITFDKSESVVDGEERGVLHSSAWLALPAVQNQCVYEVDFLTWMNYGVISNNKKIDDVLNVLA from the coding sequence ATGACGAATTCAACGGAACAACGCGTTCACCGAACTTTAATCTATCTATTACATAACATACGGCATGACATACATGCTCCGAATTGGCAGCAGGATGATCAGCGTCATCAAGCCCCTTCCCTGCTGTTCATCACAGGTGGCTCGGGGCAGTTGTCGATCGACGGCATGAGCTACAATCTAGGGTGTGGCAAGAGCTATTTCATGGCAGCCGGTACCACGTCGAGGTTGGCCGCTTTTGAAGATGGCTTGAAGCTCTACTGGCTCTCGTTCGAACCCTGGACTTACGAAGGGGACCACTTCGTCCCATGCTCATCTTCTCACGGCGGCCTCCCCTCCCCAGGCGAGTTGATATGCAGTCCCTTCTCCCAGTGCATCGCATATCTGGAATCGATCACCTTACATCGCAGCACGAATCACGAGCTCGGTGCGTTCTATCAACATGAGCAATTCCAAGCGTTAATGCGTATGGTGTTGGAGCAGAATGCCACTCTACCTGATGAGCGCAGCGTCCATGAAGCCGTCAAACATTCGATCGAGCACATGAAGCAGCACTATCAAGCCCAGTGGACGGTCGATCAATTAGCCGATTGGGCCAAAGTCGCCCGTTGGCACTACACGCCCCTATTCAAAGAAATTACAGGGCAAGTGCCTCTGGATTATTTGAACGAAATCCGGATCGAGCGTTCCAAGCAGCTGCTGCGCTCAACCCATGACCGTTTATATGATATTGCCCATCATGTCGGGTTTAACAATGAATATTATTTCAGCCGCCGCTTCAAGCAGACGGTCGGGATCTCTCCCGGTCGATATCGGCGCAATCACCAGGATAGCGTTCGCGTATTCGCCCCCTTCTTCGAAGATTTTCTCGTGGCGCTGGGCATTACACCCGTCGTGCAATGCACCCATGACAAATGGGGCACGCAGGATTATCTCGGACTGCAGGATGTACCAACGATGAATCTCGCGGCAGAAGATGTCGGTGCCTTGTCTCACCATAAGCCTGAATTTATTATGATTGGCGATGATTTCGAGCGCTGGCGGCTGCTTACACAATTGGAAGGCCTTGCTCCCTTGTATATGGTCTCGCATCTTGCTGAGAATTGGCGCTTGACCCTGCACACAACGGCTGATCTGCTCGGGAAGCCCGAGCACGTTCAAGACATTATTGCTCAATATGAGCGCAAAGCCCATGCGGCTCAGAAGATGCTGCGCCGCTCCGTTCGCGGGCAGACCGTCGCATGCCTTCGCATCACGGCACGTCGAATATTCCTCTACGCCGGCCCGGAGCAGGGCTTCACGGGGCCAATCCTATACAAGGATCTTGGCTTGACGCCGCATCCGCTCGTTCTGCGATTAGCCCATCACATGCGACGAATCGAGCTAGCGCCGGAATGGCTTGCGCGGCTGGACGCTGACCATCTCTTTATCACGTTCGACAAATCGGAATCCGTTGTCGATGGCGAGGAACGCGGCGTGCTTCATTCCTCTGCGTGGCTTGCGCTCCCCGCCGTCCAGAATCAATGCGTGTATGAGGTGGATTTCCTGACGTGGATGAACTACGGCGTGATCTCGAATAACAAAAAGATCGATGATGTGTTGAATGTGCTGGCGTAG
- a CDS encoding ABC transporter substrate-binding protein, producing the protein MPKSRRNMVVWLALMLVLTIGLAGCTSKGETAESADQQPTAANTTEASTKTDEASGETRVVKDEFGDVTIPVHPKRVAGIYLEDYLKALGITPVVQWYHPSWGKQDYLALDVPTFDTTGSLEALLDKKPDLIIVDGAVDAAKYELYSKIAPTYRLPERILDSPPDILKTIADITGMPEKADSVLKAYEQKIADVKAKLHEAVGNQTVAVVRLNIGEKTLALFSVKNRYIGNIYTELGLTPHPYARDMAENHAVLSEEKIPDVNADHIILFPSNGSWTSEENQESIKYLENSLWKSMPAVKNGHVHIAERSHWQSGAITANMMKMDDLLKWFVK; encoded by the coding sequence ATGCCAAAGTCACGTCGCAACATGGTCGTATGGCTCGCGCTCATGCTTGTCCTTACGATCGGGTTAGCAGGATGTACGAGCAAGGGGGAAACCGCGGAGAGCGCAGATCAGCAGCCGACCGCAGCCAATACAACCGAAGCATCTACGAAAACGGATGAAGCTTCGGGTGAGACAAGAGTCGTGAAAGATGAATTCGGTGACGTTACGATTCCGGTGCATCCGAAGCGGGTCGCAGGGATTTATCTGGAGGATTATTTGAAGGCACTGGGCATAACACCCGTCGTGCAATGGTACCATCCGAGCTGGGGCAAGCAGGACTATCTCGCGCTAGATGTCCCAACATTTGATACGACAGGAAGCCTCGAGGCATTGCTCGATAAGAAACCAGATCTGATTATCGTGGATGGCGCGGTCGATGCTGCCAAATACGAGCTATATTCCAAAATCGCTCCAACGTACCGTTTGCCTGAGCGTATCCTGGACAGCCCGCCTGACATTCTAAAGACGATCGCTGACATTACCGGCATGCCGGAGAAAGCCGATAGCGTGCTTAAGGCATACGAACAAAAGATTGCCGATGTCAAAGCCAAGCTGCATGAAGCGGTCGGGAATCAGACGGTTGCCGTCGTCCGGTTGAACATCGGCGAGAAAACGCTCGCACTATTTAGCGTGAAGAATCGGTATATCGGCAATATCTATACGGAATTGGGGCTCACGCCTCACCCTTATGCACGAGATATGGCGGAAAACCATGCGGTTCTATCCGAAGAGAAGATCCCTGATGTGAATGCGGATCATATCATTCTCTTCCCATCGAACGGTTCTTGGACCTCTGAGGAAAATCAAGAGTCGATCAAATATTTGGAGAACTCGTTATGGAAGTCGATGCCTGCCGTGAAGAACGGACATGTCCACATTGCGGAGAGATCACATTGGCAATCGGGCGCGATTACAGCAAATATGATGAAGATGGACGATTTATTGAAGTGGTTCGTCAAATAA
- a CDS encoding LacI family DNA-binding transcriptional regulator produces MMANIKDVARMAGVSIATVSRVLNQHPYVTKDKQEKVMAVMKELNYSVNGNAVKLSRGKTNTIGVIVPYNNNSCFDALINGMLRKAHELHYQVLLLPTYYENDIESSYLTLLQKKMIDGILLTSRTLDQEQIQSLSEWGKIVCCEACPVPTIPSVYPDRYAAFVDVFTYLRNKGYQRIYFTSARDAQASPSTRLGIQVYQEIISSDYVDRHYDQCFTYEDGKRVGDRMFNQRVVPDAIFANGDEVAAGIIASAKSHGYHYPQDFEIVGEENTPLSDILGFPSVDYHLADIGEQAVAMLLSSEFAQLPVRPTIHFKDEAACDNTR; encoded by the coding sequence ATGATGGCGAATATTAAAGATGTCGCTAGAATGGCAGGTGTCTCGATCGCGACCGTATCCCGTGTTCTTAATCAGCATCCTTATGTCACGAAGGACAAGCAAGAAAAGGTGATGGCTGTCATGAAGGAATTGAATTATTCGGTGAATGGCAACGCGGTGAAGCTGAGCCGAGGAAAGACGAATACCATTGGCGTCATCGTGCCGTATAACAACAATTCCTGCTTCGATGCGCTCATTAACGGCATGCTGAGGAAGGCGCATGAACTCCACTATCAAGTCCTTTTGTTACCTACGTATTATGAGAACGACATCGAGAGCAGTTATCTGACGTTATTGCAAAAGAAAATGATAGATGGCATCCTGCTCACTTCGCGTACCCTAGACCAAGAACAAATCCAATCCCTGTCCGAATGGGGGAAAATCGTATGCTGCGAGGCTTGCCCTGTGCCTACCATCCCATCCGTGTACCCCGATCGATATGCAGCTTTTGTCGACGTCTTCACGTATCTGAGAAACAAAGGCTACCAGCGCATCTATTTCACTTCTGCCCGAGATGCTCAGGCTAGCCCCAGTACGCGTCTTGGCATTCAGGTTTATCAGGAGATCATCTCCTCAGATTATGTAGACCGGCATTATGATCAGTGCTTCACCTATGAGGACGGCAAGCGCGTCGGCGATCGGATGTTCAATCAGCGCGTTGTCCCAGATGCCATCTTCGCGAATGGCGATGAGGTCGCTGCCGGGATTATCGCTTCGGCGAAATCACACGGCTATCATTATCCACAAGATTTCGAGATCGTCGGCGAGGAGAATACGCCTCTAAGTGACATCCTAGGATTCCCCAGCGTGGATTATCACCTAGCTGATATCGGCGAACAAGCCGTTGCCATGTTATTGAGCAGCGAGTTCGCGCAGCTTCCGGTTCGGCCCACGATTCATTTCAAGGATGAAGCAGCCTGTGACAATACACGCTAA